CGGGAAATATTATGTGACAAGAAATGATTCAAGCATTATAGCATTTGACGTTGGAACAGAGACGGAAACGTATGGTTTTCATATTGCAGCTTCCCACAGCGATTTCCCGACGTTTAAGATAAAGGAAAACGCAGAGATCGAAGTGAAGAAAAAGTATATGCAGTTAAATACGGAAGGATACGGAGGGATGCTCTGTGCGACATGGTTTGACCGACCGCTTTCTGTTGCGGGGAGGGTGGTCGTAAAAGAGGAAAATCATTTTACCACAAGGCTTGTGAATATTGACCGCGATTTACTGGTGATACCGAGCATGGCAATCCATATGAACCGGGCGGCGAACGACGGTTATGCGTATAATAAGCAAGTGGATATGCTTCCTTTATTTGGCGGAGCCGGCAGTCAGAAAGGCGACTTCAGAAAGTTGATCGCAGAGGCGGCAGGTGTTACTGAGGAAGCTGTCTACGGAAGCGATCTTTACTTGTATAATCGGGAAAAGCCGTCCGTGTGGGGTGCGAAAGAGGAATTTATATCAGCGCAGCATCTGGATGACCTGCAGTGTGCCTTTGCGTCTTTAAAGGGGTTTCTGGAAGGCCATCCGGCGGGGAGCGTCAATGTCTATGCCTGCTTTGACAATGAAGAAGTAGGGTCCGGCACGAAGCAGGGAGCCGGTTCTACCTTCTTACATGACGTTCTCCGACGGATTCATATGGGGCTTGGGAAGTCGGAGGAGGATTATTACCGCGCAGTCGCAGAAAGTTTTATGATAAGTGCGGACAATGCCCATGCAGTGCATCCGAATCATCCGGAAAAAGCAGATGTGGAAAATTGTGTGTACATGAATGAAGGAATCGTTGTCAAATCTCATGCTGGACAGAAGTACACGAGCGATGCGGTGAGTATCGCGTTATTTCGGGAGATTTGTGAGAAGGCGGGTGTCCCGCTGCAGTTTTTTGCCAATCGTTCTGATGAGACAGGTGGTAGTACGCTTGGCAATATTTCTGCGGCAAAAGTTTCCCTGAATGCCATAGATATTGGTCTGCCGCAGCTTGCCATGCACTCTGCCTATGAAACGGCAGGAGTAAAAGATACCTGTTATATGATCAAAGCCATGAAACAGTTTTTCTCCACCTGTTTCCGTGAGAAGAACGGACAGTTTTATTTATGAGAGGTTTTAAGAGGAGAGGGACTGGCCTTCGTCCTGCTTTCGAAAGAGGATCTGACCGGTTGCCGCGTCCATGCTGTCGATGATGGCCAGGGATTCAAGGCGGTAACCGAGATTGCGTATGATCTGGCCGCCGGGCTGGAAGCCTTTTTCTATGGCGATGCCGATTCCTTCCAGAGCAGCATGTGCCTGCGATACGACGGAAATCAATCCCTGCAGGGCGCAGCCATTTGCGAGAAAGTCATCAATGATCAGAACATGGTCCGTCTCATTTAAAAATTTTCTGGAGACGATAATCTGATTGACACATTTGTGGGTGAAGGATTCCACTTCCGCTGTGTACAGGTCACCTTCCAGATTGATACTTTTTGATTTTTTGGCGAATACTACGGGCACGTTGAAACATTCGGATGCCACACAGGCAATTCCGATCCCCGACGCTTCAATGGTCAGTATTTTTGTGACGGGTACGTCAGAAAAACGCCGCTTCCATTCTTCGCCCATTTGACGGAATAATGCTGTGTCCATTTGGTGATTGAGAAAGCTGTCTACCTTTAGCACATGATTCTCTTTTACAATGCCGTCTTTTCGTATTCTTTCTTCCAGAATATTCATAATCGTTTCTTCCTTTGTCCATTGCGGGTAATTATAGCTGTTTTTATTGTAACATGTGGGAAATTAGTTGTAAATAAAGGCATGGGACGCTCGGCTTCATGCTTTTTTGCTGTCTGAAGAAAATCATGGTGGAAGGGGCAAAAACGAAATTGACTTCCAATATGGTTATAGATATAATATTATCGTCTGTAATAAATGATAAACTGGAGGGAAATTCATGTTACACAAGGAAAAGAATGCTGAGTCATTGCACTTTAACGAAAACAGCAGTCTCAGCAAAAAAATCATCACCAAAATGGCTGGAATGGTCATCATCATTTTTGTTCTGACTGTCTTGATGTCTGCTTTTTTTGCCGCAGTAGCATTGATTCGGGTCAACAGAGAGAAATTGGCGGCGGTCGCGTATGAAAATGCGTTTCTTATGGCCAATGATATTGAAAATGCCTATGGCAAGGCAGTTGGATTTTCCGGTTCTATCCGTAATATTTCCACATTGGATCCGTCAGCGCAAAGGAGTG
The sequence above is a segment of the Lachnospiraceae bacterium JLR.KK008 genome. Coding sequences within it:
- a CDS encoding M18 family aminopeptidase, translated to MYRKISQEMTDFIKECPTAFHAVEKIGEELANHGFERLRENEEWQIQPGGKYYVTRNDSSIIAFDVGTETETYGFHIAASHSDFPTFKIKENAEIEVKKKYMQLNTEGYGGMLCATWFDRPLSVAGRVVVKEENHFTTRLVNIDRDLLVIPSMAIHMNRAANDGYAYNKQVDMLPLFGGAGSQKGDFRKLIAEAAGVTEEAVYGSDLYLYNREKPSVWGAKEEFISAQHLDDLQCAFASLKGFLEGHPAGSVNVYACFDNEEVGSGTKQGAGSTFLHDVLRRIHMGLGKSEEDYYRAVAESFMISADNAHAVHPNHPEKADVENCVYMNEGIVVKSHAGQKYTSDAVSIALFREICEKAGVPLQFFANRSDETGGSTLGNISAAKVSLNAIDIGLPQLAMHSAYETAGVKDTCYMIKAMKQFFSTCFREKNGQFYL
- a CDS encoding xanthine phosphoribosyltransferase, with the translated sequence MNILEERIRKDGIVKENHVLKVDSFLNHQMDTALFRQMGEEWKRRFSDVPVTKILTIEASGIGIACVASECFNVPVVFAKKSKSINLEGDLYTAEVESFTHKCVNQIIVSRKFLNETDHVLIIDDFLANGCALQGLISVVSQAHAALEGIGIAIEKGFQPGGQIIRNLGYRLESLAIIDSMDAATGQILFRKQDEGQSLSS